In the genome of Paenibacillus pabuli, one region contains:
- a CDS encoding sensor histidine kinase: protein MLNILCLPHDFVSATAGEVDRPVSITGWEVKWGNVHDQGFISEVQGSEEIWEKQGAEKLEYGSVEAPSGSMWTRVTLPEINEDSSAIRFENIKGNHIVIYLDNRKVYENYHYNYDNNAVLLPLSSENSGGKLYVWSENEKGRLGIYGTVQVGPYATLQEKYIHNGLLDVILGATFVFTALTMLSCTFFLGKFHKGLWISLCIVMGSIGTMIITYSQFLYTFYQVYGNLYSVLFDLAMLMGMPALCYFFEQIIGPGRYGIFTKLRKFQLIYSVVAVAALMVDVISGGQWDMLYSLLVQNVIGFILVIMLSILMIGTISKALQRSREALLLATGFGTFALISVAELLWYYQRNGTYHLIWWKWSMVAFIISLIAILGSRFAEKHTKVLEYSKELELFNNELQRSEKMEIISELAASVAHEVRNPLQVTRGFLQLMTEQEDNKNKGYVRIALEELDRASGIITDFLTFAKPEFDHIVSLNIADEFNHIEGILVPMANLEGGKITTDIPPDLCIRGNSSKFKQAFINIIKNSIEALQGQGQIDIWAYAQDGVIKIHVRDNGEGMDEEALVRLGEPYFSNKIKGTGLGMMVTFRIVEAMHGQISFTSTKGVGTEAVVSFAAFVE from the coding sequence ATGTTGAATATCCTATGCTTACCGCATGACTTTGTCTCAGCGACTGCAGGGGAAGTTGACAGACCTGTATCCATTACGGGATGGGAAGTAAAATGGGGGAACGTACACGATCAGGGTTTCATTAGTGAGGTTCAAGGTTCGGAGGAAATCTGGGAGAAGCAAGGTGCAGAAAAACTGGAATACGGCAGCGTTGAAGCTCCTTCAGGTTCTATGTGGACTCGCGTGACCCTTCCTGAAATAAACGAAGATAGCTCGGCAATCCGTTTTGAAAATATTAAAGGGAACCACATAGTGATCTACCTCGATAATCGTAAGGTATATGAGAATTACCATTACAACTATGACAATAATGCGGTGTTGTTACCCTTATCAAGTGAGAATTCAGGTGGGAAACTGTATGTATGGTCCGAGAATGAGAAAGGCAGACTTGGCATCTACGGAACGGTTCAGGTTGGACCTTATGCAACATTACAGGAAAAGTACATTCACAATGGACTGCTTGATGTAATATTGGGAGCGACCTTTGTATTCACGGCTCTTACGATGCTTAGTTGCACATTTTTCCTGGGCAAATTTCATAAAGGATTGTGGATTTCACTATGTATTGTGATGGGTTCCATCGGGACGATGATCATCACTTACTCGCAGTTTTTATATACGTTCTACCAGGTTTACGGTAATCTGTATTCCGTATTGTTTGATTTGGCCATGCTGATGGGCATGCCTGCACTCTGTTATTTTTTTGAACAAATTATCGGACCAGGTCGTTATGGCATCTTTACCAAACTCAGAAAATTCCAACTCATCTATTCTGTAGTGGCTGTAGCTGCCCTGATGGTTGATGTTATTTCAGGCGGTCAATGGGATATGCTCTACAGTTTGTTGGTTCAGAACGTGATTGGGTTCATTCTCGTAATTATGTTGAGCATCTTAATGATTGGCACCATCTCCAAAGCGCTTCAGCGGAGCCGGGAAGCTCTGTTGCTTGCTACGGGATTCGGCACATTTGCCTTAATCAGTGTTGCTGAACTATTGTGGTATTACCAGCGCAATGGAACATATCATCTGATATGGTGGAAATGGTCCATGGTTGCTTTTATTATCTCACTTATTGCCATCCTGGGAAGCCGATTTGCTGAAAAACATACCAAAGTGCTGGAATACTCGAAAGAGTTGGAATTATTCAATAATGAATTGCAGCGATCAGAGAAAATGGAGATCATTAGCGAACTGGCGGCATCGGTTGCCCATGAGGTTCGTAATCCGTTGCAGGTGACGCGAGGGTTCCTTCAGCTTATGACAGAGCAGGAAGACAACAAAAACAAAGGGTATGTTCGGATTGCTCTGGAAGAGCTTGATCGGGCTTCCGGTATTATTACCGACTTCCTGACGTTTGCCAAACCGGAGTTTGATCATATCGTCTCTCTGAATATCGCGGATGAATTTAACCATATCGAAGGTATTCTTGTTCCGATGGCTAATCTGGAGGGCGGCAAAATAACAACTGATATTCCGCCAGATTTATGCATCAGAGGGAACTCATCCAAATTTAAACAGGCTTTTATTAATATTATTAAAAATAGTATTGAAGCTCTGCAAGGGCAGGGCCAGATTGATATTTGGGCCTATGCTCAGGATGGGGTCATCAAGATACATGTTAGAGATAACGGCGAGGGTATGGATGAGGAAGCGCTGGTCCGCCTTGGAGAGCCCTATTTCTCGAACAAAATC